The following DNA comes from Alienimonas californiensis.
GATGCAGCTGTTCGAGGCCGCCCGGTGGGCGCCGAGCACCTACAACGAACAGGAATGGCGGTTCCTCTACGCCCGCCGCGACACGCCGCACTGGGACGCCTTCTTCCATCTGCTGGCCGAGCCGAACCAGGGTTGGTGCGGGGACGCAGCGGTTCTGGGGGTGGTGCTGTCCAAGAAGACCTTCACGCGGAACGGGAAGCCGAACCCGGTGCACACCTTCGACGCCGGGCTGGCCTATCAGAACCTCGCCCTGCAGGGGGCCGCGATGGGGCTGGTCGTCCACGGCATGGCGGGGTTCGACTTCGACAAGGCCCGCAAGGAATTAAACGTGCCGGAGGACTTCGCCGTGGAGGCGATGTTCGCCGTCGGCCGC
Coding sequences within:
- a CDS encoding nitroreductase family protein; amino-acid sequence: MSELPNALSVREADHPVEPLFLQRWSPRAMSGEALAEDQLMQLFEAARWAPSTYNEQEWRFLYARRDTPHWDAFFHLLAEPNQGWCGDAAVLGVVLSKKTFTRNGKPNPVHTFDAGLAYQNLALQGAAMGLVVHGMAGFDFDKARKELNVPEDFAVEAMFAVGRHGDPADLPEELREREEPSGRKPVGEIICEGPFAF